From Alteromonas sp. RKMC-009, one genomic window encodes:
- a CDS encoding DUF2919 family protein, with the protein MLLPLHCYDEAGRIKPPLWLYWMLLILCSDWIALVFSLVTFGQTSELLSVLYPDKTVLGWRLLATWPFLTVILLMGNRERLWKKELTGWRLGIMPLIWTGNIVSIAAQMQTVLHDQWDFHWTPACFILVNVLVFVTVMRSRHIRLMVSDWRDPATGDSGGTEGKTITDAGGTKPGQNTSPH; encoded by the coding sequence ATGTTATTGCCGTTACATTGCTATGATGAAGCTGGTCGCATCAAACCGCCACTCTGGCTTTACTGGATGCTGTTAATACTTTGCAGTGACTGGATTGCATTAGTCTTTTCACTGGTCACGTTTGGTCAGACATCAGAACTACTTTCCGTACTTTATCCTGATAAAACAGTACTCGGCTGGCGCTTGCTTGCCACCTGGCCTTTTTTAACAGTCATTTTGCTGATGGGTAACCGGGAACGGTTGTGGAAGAAGGAATTGACCGGCTGGCGACTGGGGATCATGCCGCTTATCTGGACGGGAAATATCGTCAGTATCGCAGCACAAATGCAGACCGTGCTGCACGACCAGTGGGATTTCCACTGGACGCCGGCTTGTTTTATTCTGGTCAATGTTCTGGTGTTCGTCACTGTCATGCGCAGCCGGCACATCCGGTTGATGGTCAGTGACTGGCGTGATCCGGCCACCGGAGACAGTGGCGGAACAGAAGGTAAAACAATTACTGACGCTGGCGGGACAAAGCCTGGTCAAAATACATCGCCACACTGA
- the tcdA gene encoding tRNA cyclic N6-threonylcarbamoyladenosine(37) synthase TcdA yields MSEKQRFGGISRLYGVDGTEKLAAAHVCVTGVGGVGAWSAEALARSGVGTITLIDLDDVCTTNINRQIHALDNTVGQAKVDVLAERIKLINPACRVITVEDFVTPENVREVLHTDMDSVIEATDSVKAKAAIIAWCKRNKCHVVTVGGAGGQIDPTQITRGDLARTIQDPLAAKVRSELRRFYNFTKNPKRRFGVECIYSTEQLRYPQPDGSVCHSKSALEGGTRLDCAGGFGAVVTVTATFGMFAAASVINKITAK; encoded by the coding sequence ATGAGCGAAAAACAAAGATTTGGCGGAATAAGCCGGCTGTACGGCGTTGATGGCACTGAAAAACTGGCAGCAGCCCACGTTTGTGTAACAGGTGTAGGGGGCGTTGGCGCGTGGAGTGCTGAAGCACTGGCACGCAGCGGTGTGGGTACGATTACCCTGATTGACCTTGATGATGTCTGTACGACCAACATCAACCGTCAGATCCATGCTCTGGACAACACGGTAGGTCAGGCAAAAGTCGACGTGCTTGCTGAACGCATTAAGTTAATTAATCCGGCCTGCAGGGTGATTACGGTAGAAGACTTTGTGACACCTGAGAATGTCCGTGAAGTGTTGCATACTGATATGGACAGTGTGATTGAAGCCACCGACAGTGTGAAGGCCAAAGCGGCTATCATTGCCTGGTGCAAGCGTAACAAGTGCCATGTTGTGACCGTTGGTGGTGCCGGCGGACAAATTGATCCCACGCAGATAACACGGGGCGATCTCGCCAGAACTATTCAGGATCCGCTGGCGGCAAAGGTTCGCAGTGAATTAAGACGCTTTTATAACTTCACGAAAAATCCGAAACGCCGGTTTGGTGTGGAGTGCATCTATTCTACGGAACAGTTACGCTACCCCCAACCGGACGGTTCAGTGTGTCACAGTAAATCTGCACTTGAAGGCGGTACGCGACTCGATTGCGCCGGCGGTTTTGGTGCAGTGGTTACGGTAACCGCAACATTTGGCATGTTTGCAGCGGCCAGTGTGATTAATAAAATCACGGCGAAATAG
- a CDS encoding glutathione S-transferase family protein, whose protein sequence is MGLLVDGKWQDKWYDTDGNGGKFKREQSVFRHHVENSDNAKFPPESGRYHLYVSLACPWAHRTLIFRKIKGLEPHISVSVVSPDMLDNGWTFDKSAGSSGDDLFDFDFMHQLYTKAEPGVTTRVTVPVLWDKKTASIVSNESADIIRMFNTAYNDITGDTTDYYPPALRENIDNINELVYHNINNGVYKCGFATTQSAYEEAFEALVNAMNSVESRLSHQRYLCGDKLTEADWRLFTTLIRFDPVYHGHFKCNHKRVTDYPNLYDYMRELYQFPGVADTVDFAHIKRHYYYSHTMINPTQVVPAGPAQQLDVPHTRENK, encoded by the coding sequence ATGGGACTACTGGTAGACGGTAAATGGCAGGACAAATGGTACGATACTGACGGCAACGGCGGGAAATTCAAACGGGAACAGTCTGTGTTCCGTCATCATGTTGAGAATTCAGATAACGCGAAATTCCCTCCTGAAAGCGGGCGATATCACCTTTATGTGTCGCTTGCCTGTCCGTGGGCACACAGAACCCTGATTTTCCGGAAAATTAAAGGACTGGAACCGCACATCAGTGTTTCCGTTGTATCGCCGGATATGCTGGATAACGGCTGGACCTTTGATAAATCCGCAGGCAGCAGCGGCGATGATCTTTTTGATTTTGATTTCATGCATCAGCTATACACCAAAGCTGAGCCCGGTGTAACAACGAGGGTTACGGTACCTGTGCTCTGGGATAAGAAAACCGCATCTATTGTCAGCAACGAATCGGCGGATATTATCAGAATGTTCAATACGGCATACAATGACATAACCGGTGATACGACGGACTATTATCCCCCGGCGTTACGGGAAAACATCGACAATATCAATGAACTGGTTTATCACAACATCAACAACGGTGTGTATAAATGTGGTTTTGCTACTACCCAGAGTGCTTACGAAGAGGCATTTGAAGCCCTGGTTAACGCTATGAACTCTGTTGAATCCAGATTGAGTCATCAACGATACTTGTGCGGTGACAAACTTACTGAAGCAGACTGGCGTTTGTTTACCACGCTAATCCGCTTTGATCCTGTCTATCACGGTCATTTTAAATGCAATCATAAACGGGTCACGGATTATCCCAATTTGTACGATTATATGCGGGAGCTGTATCAGTTTCCCGGTGTGGCTGACACAGTGGATTTTGCGCATATCAAACGCCATTACTACTACAGTCATACCATGATTAATCCGACACAGGTTGTGCCGGCCGGTCCGGCACAGCAACTGGATGTGCCCCATACCAGAGAGAACAAATAA
- a CDS encoding pirin family protein, translating to MSTKTVLSLHQGKPTQDGAGVSLTRIIGQPSLPRLDPFLMLDFFGSDNPGEYIAGFPAHPHRGFQTVTYMLAGKMRHRDSVGNEGVIEAGGIQWMNAGRGLIHEEMPEQESGLLQGFQLWVNLPAKEKMSAPGYEDIHPDAVPDVAIGQQVRVKILAGEFNGVSGPVKSHSVDPLFIDVQSAAEEEVTLPLADEHNTFVYCYEGGLQIAEQPVSHGKLAVLSKGTALTMTMQAGTKCIIVSGAPIHEPVVQYGPFVMNTEAEIHQAIKDYQNGSFAG from the coding sequence ATGAGCACTAAAACTGTATTGTCACTTCATCAGGGAAAACCCACGCAAGATGGTGCGGGCGTGTCGCTGACCCGCATAATCGGACAGCCGTCACTTCCCCGTCTGGACCCCTTTCTGATGCTGGATTTTTTCGGTTCTGATAATCCGGGGGAATACATCGCCGGCTTTCCTGCCCATCCGCACAGGGGATTTCAAACGGTGACTTATATGCTGGCGGGTAAAATGCGCCACCGGGATTCCGTAGGCAATGAAGGTGTCATTGAGGCTGGTGGCATCCAGTGGATGAACGCGGGCAGGGGACTCATTCATGAAGAAATGCCGGAGCAGGAATCGGGGTTATTGCAAGGCTTTCAGTTGTGGGTGAATTTACCGGCAAAAGAAAAAATGTCAGCGCCGGGATATGAAGATATCCATCCTGATGCCGTGCCGGATGTTGCAATAGGGCAACAGGTCAGGGTGAAAATACTGGCTGGTGAATTTAATGGCGTCAGTGGTCCGGTTAAAAGTCATTCTGTCGATCCGCTGTTTATTGACGTACAAAGCGCTGCTGAAGAGGAAGTGACGTTGCCGCTGGCGGATGAACATAATACATTTGTTTACTGCTACGAAGGTGGCCTGCAAATTGCTGAACAACCGGTAAGTCATGGAAAGTTGGCAGTACTCAGTAAGGGGACAGCATTAACGATGACAATGCAGGCCGGCACAAAATGCATTATTGTCAGCGGTGCGCCTATTCATGAACCTGTGGTGCAGTACGGACCATTTGTGATGAACACCGAAGCTGAAATTCATCAGGCCATTAAAGACTATCAGAACGGGAGTTTTGCTGGTTAA
- a CDS encoding mannose-1-phosphate guanylyltransferase/mannose-6-phosphate isomerase, which translates to MKPVILAGGTGSRLWPKSRAALPKQFLALTSEQTMLQETVTRLKGIDSESPIFICNDAHRFLVAEQLRIQNIAHDGILLEPVGRNTAPAIALAALHATKNGEDPILLVLAADHLIKDTPAFHLAIEKAEILARTGKLVTFGIVPDQPHTGYGYIKAGDGIDNGFVVDEFVEKPDLATAESYVSSGKYFWNSGMFMFKASRYLEELEKFNPDILSVCRDAIDTESADLDFIRVDADVFASCPDDSIDYAVMEKTDSAAMVPLDAGWSDVGSWSSLWETAEKDTRGNVIVGDAILEGVNNSYINAEQRLISVIGLDDVVVVETKDAIMVAHKDKVQNIKNVVNRLKAEKRPEFEFHREVFRPWGSYDSIDNGARFQVKRITVKPGEKLSVQMHHHRAEHWIVVSGTANVTIGEKTQLVTENESTYIPIGEVHALENPGKIPLELIEVQSGGYLGEDDIIRFSDRYGRTEKKDGKA; encoded by the coding sequence ATGAAACCAGTTATCTTAGCCGGTGGGACAGGGAGTCGATTATGGCCCAAATCCCGCGCAGCACTTCCAAAGCAATTTCTCGCGCTCACGTCAGAACAAACTATGTTGCAGGAAACGGTTACCCGTCTGAAAGGGATCGATTCCGAAAGCCCCATTTTTATTTGTAATGACGCCCATCGTTTTCTGGTTGCAGAACAGTTACGCATACAGAACATTGCCCATGACGGAATTTTGCTTGAGCCGGTAGGGCGCAACACTGCCCCGGCGATTGCGCTGGCTGCGTTGCATGCAACCAAAAATGGTGAAGATCCTATTTTACTGGTGCTGGCAGCAGACCATCTGATTAAAGATACGCCGGCTTTCCATCTCGCCATCGAAAAGGCGGAAATCCTGGCACGAACAGGTAAGCTGGTAACCTTCGGGATTGTACCGGACCAGCCGCATACCGGTTACGGTTACATCAAAGCCGGAGACGGAATTGATAACGGATTTGTGGTTGATGAATTCGTAGAAAAGCCGGATCTCGCCACTGCGGAAAGTTATGTATCTTCCGGTAAGTATTTCTGGAACAGCGGCATGTTCATGTTTAAAGCAAGCCGTTATCTGGAAGAGTTAGAAAAATTCAATCCTGACATTCTGTCAGTTTGTCGTGATGCCATTGATACAGAGTCTGCTGATCTGGACTTTATCCGTGTTGACGCAGATGTATTTGCATCCTGCCCGGACGATTCAATCGATTATGCGGTGATGGAAAAAACCGACAGTGCGGCAATGGTACCACTCGACGCTGGCTGGTCTGATGTTGGCAGCTGGTCATCCTTGTGGGAAACCGCTGAGAAAGACACCCGTGGCAATGTTATTGTCGGTGATGCCATTCTGGAAGGCGTTAACAACAGTTATATTAATGCCGAGCAGCGTTTGATTTCTGTTATCGGACTGGATGATGTTGTTGTTGTTGAAACAAAAGATGCCATCATGGTTGCGCATAAAGATAAAGTGCAAAACATCAAAAATGTGGTAAACCGTCTGAAAGCAGAAAAACGCCCTGAATTCGAATTCCACCGGGAAGTATTCAGACCCTGGGGCAGCTATGATTCCATTGATAACGGTGCACGTTTCCAGGTGAAGCGTATTACGGTTAAGCCGGGTGAAAAATTATCAGTACAAATGCACCATCACAGAGCTGAGCACTGGATTGTAGTAAGCGGCACAGCCAATGTTACCATCGGAGAAAAAACGCAGCTGGTGACAGAGAATGAGTCGACCTATATTCCAATCGGTGAAGTTCATGCGCTGGAAAACCCGGGCAAGATCCCGCTGGAGCTGATTGAAGTGCAATCCGGTGGTTATCTGGGTGAAGACGATATCATCCGTTTCTCTGACCGTTATGGCAGAACAGAAAAAAAGGATGGTAAAGCGTGA
- a CDS encoding phosphomannomutase CpsG (capsular polysaccharide biosynthesis protein; catalyzes the formation of D-mannose 6-phosphate from alpha-D-mannose 1-phosphate) produces the protein MSQPITCFKAYDIRGELNKQLSEEVAYRIGRAFAEELNAKTVVVGGDVRLTSTPLKLALSAGLIDGGAKVYDLGDTGTEEIYFATKHLGVDGGIEVTASHNPINYNGMKLVKAGSVPISGDTGLNAIKALAETFDDEAVASRLAFYCNGASIDAEAFFNGHSHIDIAKLKASGAYEEKDCLTDYARHVVSYIDTANLTPLKIVANAGNGAAGKALDAIEAVFAETGVPVEFIKVHHQPDGTFPNGIPNPLLPENRADTAKAVIAHNADFGIAWDGDFDRCFLFDAKGEFIEGYYIVGLLAQAFIDKEDNAKIIYDPRVFWNTEDIVKTSGGTPVKSKTGHAFIKERMRKEDAVYGGEMSAHHYFRDFAYCDSGMIPWLLVAELLCTKQTSLADMVAARIEAFPSSGEINSVLKDADAALARVKAKYEADAEVIDNTDGIGYEFAEWRFNLRKSNTEPVIRLNVESRGNIPLMEEKTQELITLIRSE, from the coding sequence GTGAGTCAGCCAATTACCTGTTTTAAAGCCTATGACATCCGCGGAGAGCTGAACAAGCAGCTTTCCGAGGAAGTGGCTTACCGCATAGGCCGCGCTTTTGCTGAAGAACTGAACGCGAAAACTGTGGTTGTCGGTGGTGATGTGCGCCTTACTTCTACACCATTAAAACTGGCTTTGTCAGCGGGCCTGATAGATGGCGGTGCAAAAGTTTATGATTTAGGTGACACCGGCACGGAAGAGATTTATTTTGCCACTAAGCACCTGGGTGTCGATGGTGGTATTGAAGTAACTGCCAGCCATAATCCGATTAACTACAACGGTATGAAGCTGGTTAAAGCCGGCTCTGTTCCTATCAGTGGTGATACCGGCTTAAATGCGATTAAAGCACTTGCTGAGACATTCGATGACGAAGCGGTTGCAAGCCGTCTGGCATTTTATTGCAATGGTGCCAGTATTGATGCTGAAGCGTTCTTCAACGGCCACAGTCATATTGATATTGCGAAGCTTAAGGCTTCCGGTGCCTACGAAGAAAAAGACTGCCTTACAGATTATGCACGCCACGTTGTCTCATACATTGATACAGCTAACCTGACGCCTCTGAAAATTGTCGCGAATGCGGGTAATGGTGCAGCCGGTAAGGCGTTGGATGCCATTGAAGCGGTATTCGCTGAAACAGGTGTGCCAGTGGAGTTCATCAAAGTTCACCATCAGCCTGACGGTACATTCCCTAACGGGATCCCCAATCCGCTTCTGCCTGAAAACCGTGCGGATACGGCAAAAGCGGTTATTGCCCATAACGCTGATTTCGGCATCGCCTGGGACGGTGATTTTGACCGCTGTTTCCTGTTTGATGCGAAAGGGGAGTTTATTGAAGGCTATTACATTGTAGGTTTACTTGCTCAGGCGTTCATCGACAAGGAAGATAACGCCAAAATTATCTACGATCCCCGCGTGTTCTGGAACACCGAAGATATTGTGAAAACATCTGGTGGGACGCCGGTTAAATCCAAAACCGGTCATGCGTTCATCAAAGAGCGTATGCGCAAAGAAGACGCTGTGTACGGCGGTGAAATGAGTGCTCACCACTATTTTCGCGACTTTGCTTATTGCGATTCAGGTATGATCCCCTGGTTGCTGGTGGCAGAATTGCTCTGCACAAAGCAAACATCGCTGGCTGATATGGTGGCAGCACGGATTGAAGCGTTTCCGTCCTCAGGGGAAATTAACAGCGTGCTGAAAGACGCAGATGCTGCGCTGGCGCGGGTTAAAGCAAAATATGAAGCAGACGCTGAAGTTATCGACAATACTGACGGCATCGGTTATGAATTTGCTGAGTGGCGCTTTAATTTGCGTAAATCGAATACGGAGCCGGTAATACGCCTGAACGTTGAGTCCCGGGGTAACATTCCGTTGATGGAAGAAAAAACACAGGAATTAATTACGCTTATTCGATCTGAATAA